The genome window AGCAGTGTGGTTGATGTTATGAACTCAGTCACATGAATTACCATTCAGGCAGTAAAATTAAGTGCAACTGAGAAAAGTAAAAGTTTGACCATGTCTTTTAACTCTGTATAGTTATATGTAATCTGAGCTGATTATTTTTAGTAATGCCATAGTGTTTTCTGTTGATATCCTGTTACATTTTTCTGTTAAATTCGTTTACATTATAAATACTTAAGACATTTATATTCAGTTAATATTTGAGGACTAATACCATTAAATTTTTAGCTTGTTATGGTGGTTGATGCTCGGGATCCATTGTTTTACCGTTGTCCAGATCTTGAGGTATGCATTTCGTTCCATTTTTAGTTTATTATGTTTCtattcttttctttgttttattaTTTGTGAGTAAAAAATTGTGCTTTTGTTTTGTCAAATTCTGCACTACAAGTGCAAGTTACTTTCTCAGTTGAATACCTTTTATAAAATACCCTGGTCATTTACTGATTTTAATAACAAACTAATTGACACAATATAATAGTGTgactttaatattttataatatatttcaaaACCAGATATATCGGGaatattgatattattagataatgagagaACCTTGGCCTTTCGACCCAGATCCTACATGCATAAAATCTGAGCACTTCATTCGAAATAGGAGGGGCTGCATCAGGATGAAACCACTCAGCTAGTGTTTTTCTTTTAATGAGTCAACAGAAACTTGAGTCCCAGTGGAACTCAAATTCTAAGGCATGCATCATGTGTGTGAAAAGCTAGTTCCCTTTATCGTGGGCCTTACACAGTTTAATTTAAAATGTGCCCGTAGATCCTTTTCTGTGACTGGATATTGAGTTATACTGATTCAAAGATGCACTGGCTCAAGCTCCCATTTTATTTGTTAACTTGCATTGACTCAAGATCCTTTTCTGTGACTGGATATTGAGTTATACTTTGCTGTTCATTAATTATAATATCTCTAGATTGTTTGCCATAATTCACTGGCAAGTGATTGCTTTTTTCTTTATGAGAACTGCTGCTGGCTGTTCACTCTGAAATGGTATATTGTGATATCTTAAAATGTTTGGTTGATCACCAGATACACAAAAATTATTTGTCCGATCCCTAATGTTATCAAATTTAGTCATACTGCAGATTTTAAGTTCATATTAGATATTTATTTCTCGTTATTTACCAGGAATATGCACGGGAAATAGATGAACACAAGAGAACGCTGCTGCTTGTCAATAAAGCAGATCTTTTACCAATTGCCATAAGGTCAGAGGTAGTCTGATTTTGTTATTGCACTGATGATCGTATCAAACTGAAGGgcttctttttttatattttttcttttcaacTTGAATCCTGCAGATGTAAATGGGCAGAATACTTCAGTCATCATGGTATTCTCTTTGTGTTTTGGTCTGCTAAAGCTGCTACTGCTGCTCTGGAAGGCAAACAGTTGATCAGTCAATTTGAAGAAGAGAAAGTGTCAAAAGAGCTCAGCCAGTCAGACTTGGACACCAAGATATACGGCAGGGATGAGCTCTTGGCTCGTTTGCAGTCAGAAGCAGAGGCTATTGCAGCGTATGGGAGGTTCACAGACAAGGAAAGTCACAGTGGAAAACATTCAGAGACTAGTTCTATAAATCTAACAGCTAAGCAAGTTGTTGTGGGGTTCGTTGGTTATCCAAATGTTGGTAAAAGCTCTACAATAAATGCTTTGGTGGGACAAAAGCGGACTGGGGTTACATCAACCCCTGGTAAGACTAAGCATTTCCAAACACTGATTATCTCTGATGAGCTTGTACTTTGTGACTGCCCTGGTCTAGTGTTCCCTTCCTTTTCCAGCTCAAGATATGAAATGATCGCATCAGGAGTTCTGCCCATTGATCGGATGACCGAACACAGGGAAGCAGTGCAGGTTGTAGCTAACAGGGTTCCCAGAAACGTCCTTGAGAGTGTATACAACATCACCTTGCCAAAGCCAAAGGCCTACGAAGCACAATCTCGACCACCCTTGTCCTCGGAGTTGCTCAGGACGTATTGCTCATCTCGTGGTTATGTTAGCTCAAGTGGGCTGCCAGATGAGACTAGAGCTGCACGTCAGATCTTAAAAGATTATGTGGATGGGAAGCTTCCCCACTTTGAATTGCCACCTGGAGCAGATACTGAAGATGTAGAAGTGAATGCAACAGATGACATGGTAGATCGAAATTCTCTAACAGATAATGAGCCAGATGCTTGCGATTCTGATGAAGCTACTATCTCCGATATCACTGGAGTTGATGCCCGAGAACATGCTCTAAGCAACGCTCTGAATGATCTAGAGTCATTTGATTTGGCCAGTGAACTCTCATCGAATAAAGCAGCTGCAGCAAAGAAGAAAAGCTCAGACTCCACACATAAGCATCATAAGAAGCCCCAGAGGAAGAAAGACCGTTCGTGGAGGGTGGGAAATGATGATGGTGATGGAATGCCCGTTGTAAGAGTGTTTCAAAAGCCTGCTGTTAATTTGGCTAACATAGGAGCCTCCAATAGATAGACTTTATGTTTCTTTACAATGTTTGGCaaaacatatcataaaaattgcttgaTAATGCCAATATATCTTGAGCACTTGTAAATTGTCATTAGCCGATGTTACTATTTTTGGATGTTGTAATGTGATTTTGATATTGGGATAAATTTCGCCCTGTAACTTTTTTACGTGGAGgtttttttgggcaaaaagactggTTATGATCTTGATGTACTGTTCCTATAATTGTTGCATTATTGAGTGATTTCACTCCACAAGGTAAGAAATTGGTTTTATATGCTATGACCTTAACAATGCATGGTCCATCAATGATTATTTAGGAAAAGAAATGATGTAGCTTAAGATACTTATTTTGAATTAAAGGTTCTTATAATCTAATGTAATCTTTTATTTTATACGCTCTAaacaatttcaaatcataaatgtccaTAGAATACTCGatagagattaaatatttttttccttaaaCTTTTTAGATAATTGAAAATAATAAATTAGCATTTATCTTTGTTAGTTCGAGCATGAATTATTTACATGTTCGATAATTGGCTTGGTAAACTATTCGATTTAAATTTCTTCTTGCAAATATTGAGTTTCGTAAAACTATTGAGTTTTTTCATTCAATTTCGAAACTAATCCATTTTATATTTTACATGTCTTTTGACGGGATTACACTTTGATTGAGTATTTACGAATGAGTATTACGAGGAAACCTTATGACTTAAGTCATTCCaactaaattcatgtcatttggtATTAAAGCCTATAGACTTACGAGGGATCATTCATTTAGAATGAGCCTTGCACCATTTAATCTTTTTAGGATGAACCTTAAAAGGATATCTTCATGAATAAATATAACTCTAACTCTGGCAAGATTTTGATTCCTCCACTCCCCAATCTACATAAGTATACT of Musa acuminata AAA Group cultivar baxijiao chromosome BXJ1-7, Cavendish_Baxijiao_AAA, whole genome shotgun sequence contains these proteins:
- the LOC135678453 gene encoding GTPase LSG1-2-like, with the translated sequence MGGKKGGSDGLGRALIKQHNQMVRQSKEKGRALRLEQRRVLESVTEVSDIDSILEKAAEADRVYSFDNPSPHVLINLDRDASSDTDGMPVEERRKLQKQEEALHASSLRVPRRPPWNAQMSVEELDSNENQAFLEWRRNLARLEENDKLVLTPFEKNLDIWRQLWRVLERSDLLVMVVDARDPLFYRCPDLEEYAREIDEHKRTLLLVNKADLLPIAIRCKWAEYFSHHGILFVFWSAKAATAALEGKQLISQFEEEKVSKELSQSDLDTKIYGRDELLARLQSEAEAIAAYGRFTDKESHSGKHSETSSINLTAKQVVVGFVGYPNVGKSSTINALVGQKRTGVTSTPGKTKHFQTLIISDELVLCDCPGLVFPSFSSSRYEMIASGVLPIDRMTEHREAVQVVANRVPRNVLESVYNITLPKPKAYEAQSRPPLSSELLRTYCSSRGYVSSSGLPDETRAARQILKDYVDGKLPHFELPPGADTEDVEVNATDDMVDRNSLTDNEPDACDSDEATISDITGVDAREHALSNALNDLESFDLASELSSNKAAAAKKKSSDSTHKHHKKPQRKKDRSWRVGNDDGDGMPVVRVFQKPAVNLANIGASNR